In Paramicrobacterium humi, the genomic stretch GAGTGTTTCGGTCTGAGACGTTGTCATATTGATCCTCTTCTCTCGGTGATTACAACGCTACTGTCCGCGCCGAATTCCGCAAGCAAGCGAAGCCTGCACTCAGTAAGCCCCCACTCACCTCAACGCCGAGACGCTGCGCGCCACCGCTCGCAGCTCGCGCACCCGCTTCTCGTAGCTTGCGGCGATCACGATCAGGATGACGCCTCCCGCGCCCGCCCACAGCCACCACGGCGTCGCATGGTAGGCGACGGAGATCCAGGGCCACAAATGGGCGAGCCCGTGGACGATGAGCACTCCCGCCCCGAGGACGACGGGCGCCTGCAGGCGTGCGAACACGCCCCCGACGAGAACCGCGAGGGCGACGACACCGAGCCCGACAAGGCGCCACAGCACCCCGTCGACGAGGTCAAGGGCCAGTGACGGCAGGAGAAGCACCGCGAGCCCCGCGCCGAGGTGGCGCCATGAGCGCTGCGTGCGATCCGCCTGCAGGCGAAGGACGCCGCCGACTATCGCGCCGACCGCGACCGGGACGGTCACCGCCTCGATTGGATCGAGTCCGCCCGCCATCGCGCCGATGCACAGGAAGGCCGTCGATCCCGCCGACGTCCAGCGCACTGCGACGGCGCGAGGCGCGAGCCTTGGCGTCGAGGCCGCGACGAAGTAGGCGATGATCGCGCAGCCGACGAGCGAGAGCCGCCACACGGGGACCTCGGAAACGGCGGCGAGGTTCGCGAGGGGAATCCCGATGACGGCGGGAGCGCTCGCGACCGCGATCTGGCCCAGCACGGCCGGTGTGTGCGACTTCGTGCGCCACAGGATGCCGCCGACGGTGAGCGCGACGGCGACGGGCACAAGCCACGCCTCGATCGGCACGGCCGGCGCGCTGTGGCTGATGAGCCGGAACGCCTGCGTGCAGCCCGCTATCGCCGCGATCGCGAGACCAGCGGACCACAGCCACAGTGCCGCTCGAATTCCTCGCCACAGCGACGCCAGCGCCGGCGCGCCGAGGGCGAGCGCGACACCGATCGCCACGAGCACGGCCGGGCGCCAGAGCGTGCCGGATGCCGCGACCGCGATGCTCGGTATCGCGGCGATTCCGATAGCGACGATGGCGAGCATGTTGCGTCCGCTCGGCACTTCGGTCTCCCGCACCGGCTGCCGCCACGCGATGAGCGCGAGGATGAGCCCGAGAAGCGCGGCGAGCGGGAGACTGTACACCTCGATGAGTTCGACGCCGTGCTGTGCAAGAAGCAGCCATAGCGCCGCGGCGAGCCACGGCGGCGATACCCACGCGACGTGGCGCCTCAGACTCGTGCCGCTCACGAGATCGCCCTCGCCGGCCGCGAACAGCAGCGGAATGAGACCGAGGAAGAACAGGTTGAGCGGACCGAAATCGCTCGTCGTGAGCGCCGAAGGGACGGTGACGACCGCCGTGAGCGCGATAGCGGCATCCCAGCACAAACGCGCCGGGTGGCTTCGCGGGTCTCCCGTCGGCGCGAAGTGGTCCCCTCGGAAGAGGACGAGGCCGAGGCCCGCGAGAACCAGGGAGAGGCCCGCTGTGATGAGCTCTGGTGCGCCCCAGACGCTCGGGCCGAATACCCGCCAGCTCTCGACCGCGAGCAGGATCGCGGTCGGGGGAACGAGCGCCGCTGTGACGTATCGTCCGACGCGCTCTCTCGCGCCTGGCGTGATGTGCCAGGCGATCTGCGCGAGAAGCACAGCCGCGAGTCCGGCGAGGTAGGGCGCCGGGTCGCCGATTCGGCCGGCCGTCAACTCGATCATCCCCAACACTGCGGAGATCCCGCCGATCACCGCCATCACGGAACAGTCCGGCGCGGGCAGCCGGGTCAGCAGGATGGCGGCGAGGGCGACCGTCGTGGCTGCGGCGAGCACGAGGGTGAGAGCCGGAAGGGCACCGCCCCCGCCGCCGACCAGGGTGCCGATCCAGACGGGCGCCCATCGCGCGGTCACGAGCACGACCGTCACGAGCACGGCCGTCACAATGGGACCGGTCGCGAGCCGATCGGCGAGCTTGACGCGGGCGGGCATGCTCAGCCGGAAGGTCGTGAGGGCGCCGATCGCCACGATTGCCGCGAACGGCCAGGCGCCTGAGCTGTTGGCTCCGAGAACATACGACAGGAGCGACGCTCCGATGACGATGATCGCGAGCACGATGCGGCGGCCGCGGCGTGGCCGCAGCAGGGCGAACAGGGCGGTGGAAGCGATTGTCAGGCCAGCGAGGACGGCTGTGCTGCCAAGGGGGATCGGGATGATCACCGCCCACACGGCGATCGCCAGCGCTCCGGTGCCGAGGGGGAGCCAGCCGAGACGACGAAGCAGGCCTCTCAGGGCGAGCGTCGACGCGATGGCGATCGTGAGGCACGCGAGAGTGATCGGCGGTGCGTACTCCAGTTGCGGAAGCACAGGCTGAACGGACGCGAGGGCCGGGAGCGAGAAGTTCGTGATCGCGACGCGCGCGACGGCTTCGACCGCCGCGGTGCCGAGCGCCGGAATCGCGACGAGCCCGCAGACGGCGAGAACGACGTCGGAAGCCACGCGCATTCCGGCGCCGCTCGCCGTCGCCCTCGAGAGCCGGGCGACGGCCGCGAGGAGGATGGCGAAGGCGGCGGTCAGCGTACTCGGCACGATGAGCTGAGCGGCGATCGAGGACATGTGCACGGTCGGCGCGGTTGCGGCTCCGGCAAGGGCGAGCCCGATTCCGACGCCGGCTGACGTCTTCCACGCGCCGAGACGCTGCGTCGTCGTCAACGGCGGCGCAGCGGCCTGCGGCTGGGGGGTGAGCGTCACAAGCTCGGGATCCGCTCGCCGTGGCGCTGTCGCGACGGGTGAGTACCACAAGTGCGCCGTGAACACTGCCGCGGTGGCGAGGAACGCGATGGTCGTGCCCCACTGAAGGCTTGGCCATGACGCTGTGGCGAACGGCAAGGCGAGGACCGAGCTGACCGCGGCGAGCGTGCGCGCCGTGACCATCTCCGGGCGGTGTCGACGCAGGAGCGGCCAGGCGAGCGCGAGAACGGAGACCGCGAGGAACCCCGTCCAGGAGCGCGACGCCGCCGCCCCGTGGGGGAAGAGGGAGACGCCCGCGGAGAACGCGGCGCCGGCTCCCAGCATGATTCCGGTGACGGCGTAGCTGCGCACGTGCGTGAGCACTCGGGCGGCGACGAGCACGGCGGTGAGCAGCGCGAGGCTCAGCGCCGCGTATGGCCAGGGGGGCATGGCCGAGGAGCCGAAGACGTCGTTGGCGCGCACGATCCACACGTCGAGTACGAGGAACACGGTCCCCACGACGCCGACGCCTTCCGCTGTCGCCGTGTAGCTGCGGCGGGCGAGCAGCCACGTCGCGGCGATGATTGCGAGCCCGAGCGCCGCGGTCAGGACGGAACGGATGGCGAGGGACGCGATGAGGTACGCGACGACGAGGAAGAAGATCGCGGCGACCGAGACGAGAACCACGCCGACCGTGAGGAGCAGGATCTGGACGGTGGAGCGTCGCGGGCGCGCGGGCTCCTGCCGGGCCGGGGCGGGAACCGCCGAGGGCGTCGGCACGGGCAGCGGGGGAGCGGGGCTCGCGGCCGCTGGTCGCTCATTCGGCGTGGCGCGGGAAGCCTCGTGCCAGGACTGCCGGTCGCGCATGCGGGAGAGGATCTGCTGGCGAGACTCCTCCGCGTCGACGAGGCGCCGCGACGCTGCGAACAGCTCGGCCGCCTCCGGAGCATTCAGGTCGAGGTCGCAGGCGGGGCAGACGGTTCCGCGCAGCGGTGCGAAGCAGGCCGGGCACAACCGGGTGTCGACGAACGCCCACGGTGAACTCGGCCAGTTGCGGCCGGGGTGCCCTCGAAAAGCCATGACTCCACTATGGCGGAACCGGACGCGTGTACGGCCTACGGCGCGACCGATGTGGGCGGTGCGGGCTGTGGACGACAGTCGGGACTAGGGTGTGGGCATGACTGTCGCCGACTCCTCCTCTGTCATCTCGCTCCCTGACCGGGCGGCCCCCGACCTCCACGAGAGCTCGTTCGTGGCATCCGGTGCACGCATCATCGGCGCGGTGACCCTCGCCGAGCAGTCGAGCGTCTGGTATAACGCGGTGCTTCGCGGAGACTCGGATTCGATCACGCTCGGCGCGCGCAGCAACATTCAGGACGGTGTGGCCGTGCATGTGGATGCGGGCTCGCCCGTCGTGATCGGCAGCGACGTGTCTGTCGGGCACAACGCCGTCGTGCACGGCTGCACGATCGGCGACACGGTTCTCGTCGGCATGGGCGCGGTCGTGCTGAGCGGCGCCGTGATCGGTGACGAGTGCCTCATCGCAGGGGGCGCCGTCGTGCTCGGCGGCATGGAAGTTCCGCCTCGGTCGCTCGTGGCGGGCGTTCCCGCGAAGGTGCGCCGCTCGCTCAGCGATGACGAAGTGGCCTCGATCCGCGCCAACGCCGCGCACTACGTCGGCAACGCGGACCTCCACGCGGGTCGCTGACCGCTTTCAGGATCGGTTCCTGCCGCGTCGACGACGGGCCGCCATCGCGGAACCAAGGCATACGGCACACGCAGCCATGAGCAGTGTTCCGGGGCCGAAACGACCGATGGCCAGAAAAACGCCGGCGACGACGAAGAGCACAACGCCCGCGACGGACCAGATCTGTTCGAGGCGAGGCAGTTTCATCGAGGGGATGACGGGAATCGAACCC encodes the following:
- a CDS encoding zinc ribbon domain-containing protein; translated protein: MAFRGHPGRNWPSSPWAFVDTRLCPACFAPLRGTVCPACDLDLNAPEAAELFAASRRLVDAEESRQQILSRMRDRQSWHEASRATPNERPAAASPAPPLPVPTPSAVPAPARQEPARPRRSTVQILLLTVGVVLVSVAAIFFLVVAYLIASLAIRSVLTAALGLAIIAATWLLARRSYTATAEGVGVVGTVFLVLDVWIVRANDVFGSSAMPPWPYAALSLALLTAVLVAARVLTHVRSYAVTGIMLGAGAAFSAGVSLFPHGAAASRSWTGFLAVSVLALAWPLLRRHRPEMVTARTLAAVSSVLALPFATASWPSLQWGTTIAFLATAAVFTAHLWYSPVATAPRRADPELVTLTPQPQAAAPPLTTTQRLGAWKTSAGVGIGLALAGAATAPTVHMSSIAAQLIVPSTLTAAFAILLAAVARLSRATASGAGMRVASDVVLAVCGLVAIPALGTAAVEAVARVAITNFSLPALASVQPVLPQLEYAPPITLACLTIAIASTLALRGLLRRLGWLPLGTGALAIAVWAVIIPIPLGSTAVLAGLTIASTALFALLRPRRGRRIVLAIIVIGASLLSYVLGANSSGAWPFAAIVAIGALTTFRLSMPARVKLADRLATGPIVTAVLVTVVLVTARWAPVWIGTLVGGGGGALPALTLVLAAATTVALAAILLTRLPAPDCSVMAVIGGISAVLGMIELTAGRIGDPAPYLAGLAAVLLAQIAWHITPGARERVGRYVTAALVPPTAILLAVESWRVFGPSVWGAPELITAGLSLVLAGLGLVLFRGDHFAPTGDPRSHPARLCWDAAIALTAVVTVPSALTTSDFGPLNLFFLGLIPLLFAAGEGDLVSGTSLRRHVAWVSPPWLAAALWLLLAQHGVELIEVYSLPLAALLGLILALIAWRQPVRETEVPSGRNMLAIVAIGIAAIPSIAVAASGTLWRPAVLVAIGVALALGAPALASLWRGIRAALWLWSAGLAIAAIAGCTQAFRLISHSAPAVPIEAWLVPVAVALTVGGILWRTKSHTPAVLGQIAVASAPAVIGIPLANLAAVSEVPVWRLSLVGCAIIAYFVAASTPRLAPRAVAVRWTSAGSTAFLCIGAMAGGLDPIEAVTVPVAVGAIVGGVLRLQADRTQRSWRHLGAGLAVLLLPSLALDLVDGVLWRLVGLGVVALAVLVGGVFARLQAPVVLGAGVLIVHGLAHLWPWISVAYHATPWWLWAGAGGVILIVIAASYEKRVRELRAVARSVSALR
- a CDS encoding gamma carbonic anhydrase family protein, whose product is MTVADSSSVISLPDRAAPDLHESSFVASGARIIGAVTLAEQSSVWYNAVLRGDSDSITLGARSNIQDGVAVHVDAGSPVVIGSDVSVGHNAVVHGCTIGDTVLVGMGAVVLSGAVIGDECLIAGGAVVLGGMEVPPRSLVAGVPAKVRRSLSDDEVASIRANAAHYVGNADLHAGR